A section of the Pleuronectes platessa chromosome 7, fPlePla1.1, whole genome shotgun sequence genome encodes:
- the tpm1 gene encoding tropomyosin alpha-1 chain isoform X6, giving the protein MDAIKKKMQMLKLDKENALDRAEQAESDKKAAEDRSKQLEDDLQALQKKLKGTEDELDKYSEALKDAQEKLELAEKKAADAESDVASLNRRIQLVEEELDRAQERLATALTKLEEAEKAADESERGMKVIENRAMKDEEKMELQEIQLKEAKHIAEEADRKYEEVARKLVIIEGDLERTEERAELTERRARRVEDELRVLEQSMKSLNSSVTQYSQKEDKYEEEIKVLTDKLKEAETRAEFAERSVAKLEKTIDDLEDELYAQKLKYKAISEELDHALNDMTSM; this is encoded by the exons ATGGATGCCATCAAGAAGAAGATGCAGATGCTCAAGCTCGACAAGGAGAACGCCTtggacagagcagagcaggctgAGTCAGACAAGAAAGCAGCGGAGGACAGAAGCAAACAG CTTGAGGACGATTTGCAAGCGCTGCAGAAGAAGCTCAAGGGAACTGAGGATGAGTTGGACAAGTACTCTGAGGCGCTTAAAGACGCCCAGGAGAAACTTGAGCTGGCTGAGAAGAAAGCCGCCGAT GCTGAGAGCGATGTCGCTTCCCTTAACAGACGCATCCAGCTGGTTGAGGAGGAGTTGGATCGTGCACAGGAGCGTCTGGCAACTGCCCTGACCAAGCTGGAGGAGGCTGAGAAGGCTGCTGATGAGAGCGAGAG AGGCATGAAGGTCATTGAGAACAGGGCCATGAAGGacgaggagaagatggagctgcaggagatCCAGCTGAAAGAGGCCAAACACATCGCTGAGGAGGCTGACCGCAAATATGAGGAG GTGGCTCGTAAGCTCGTCATCATTGAGGGAGACCTGGAGCGCACAGAGGAGCGCGCTGAgctgacagagag ACGAGCTCGGCGAGTGGAGGATGAGCTAAGGGTTTTGGAGCAGAGCATGAAATCACTAAACTCCTCAGTCACACAG TACTCACAGAAGGAGGACAAGTACGAGGAGGAGATCAAGGTCCTCACCGACAAGCTGAAGGAG gCTGAGACCCGTGCTGAGTTCGCTGAGAGATCCGTAGCCAAGCTTGAGAAGACCATCGACGACTTGGAAG ATGAGTTGTATGCCCAGAAACTGAAGTACAAGGCCATCAGCGAGGAGCTGGACCACGCCCTCAACGACATGACTTCCATGTAA
- the tpm1 gene encoding tropomyosin alpha-1 chain isoform X8, whose product MAGAASLDAVKRRIKSLQTQADNAEERVERLQRELLTEKKTREQAESDVASLNRRIQLVEEELDRAQERLATALTKLEEAEKAADESERGMKVIENRAMKDEEKMELQEIQLKEAKHIAEEADRKYEEVARKLVIIEGDLERTEERAELTESKCSELEEELKTVTNNLKSLEAQAEKYSQKEDKYEEEIKVLTDKLKEAETRAEFAERSVAKLEKTIDDLEDELYAQKLKYKAISEELDHALNDMTSM is encoded by the exons ATGGCCGGGGCTGCATCGTTGGATGCGGTGAAACGAAGGATCAAATCGTTGCAAACGCAGGCGGACAATGCTGAGGAGAGAGTCGAGAGATTACAGAGGGAATTGCTAACGGAGAAGAAGACCAGGGAACAA GCTGAGAGCGATGTCGCTTCCCTTAACAGACGCATCCAGCTGGTTGAGGAGGAGTTGGATCGTGCACAGGAGCGTCTGGCAACTGCCCTGACCAAGCTGGAGGAGGCTGAGAAGGCTGCTGATGAGAGCGAGAG AGGCATGAAGGTCATTGAGAACAGGGCCATGAAGGacgaggagaagatggagctgcaggagatCCAGCTGAAAGAGGCCAAACACATCGCTGAGGAGGCTGACCGCAAATATGAGGAG GTGGCTCGTAAGCTCGTCATCATTGAGGGAGACCTGGAGCGCACAGAGGAGCGCGCTGAgctgacagagag CAAATGCTCTGAGCTTGAGGAAGAGTTGAAAACTGTGACCAACAACCTGAAGTCACTGGAGGCCCAGGCTGAGAAG TACTCACAGAAGGAGGACAAGTACGAGGAGGAGATCAAGGTCCTCACCGACAAGCTGAAGGAG gCTGAGACCCGTGCTGAGTTCGCTGAGAGATCCGTAGCCAAGCTTGAGAAGACCATCGACGACTTGGAAG ATGAGTTGTATGCCCAGAAACTGAAGTACAAGGCCATCAGCGAGGAGCTGGACCACGCCCTCAACGACATGACTTCCATGTAA